The DNA segment AACTTCAGAGCAAGAAACGATAGTCGCAACGACGTTCGCATCTTCAGCGAGACGGCTGCTGCCGGTGATGGCGGCAGCCGTTTGGCTGTTGGCCTCCCCGCCCGGCTGGGCGTTGAATGTCGACCGGCTAGAGCCGCAAGAGATTGAAATCCTTGAGTCAGTCCTCAAGACTCTTGAAGATCCCATCAACGCTAAGAAGCAAGACGGCACCGCCATCATCCTCTCCTGGGAAGCGCTGTACGAGCCGCTGTCGCCTGCACAACGGCAATTTCTTGATGAGTTCCGCGCGCTCAAAGGCGAAACCCTCGGGGCAACCAGCCATTATTTCGGCGAAGCTCCGGCAGCGGATTTAGCGCCGGTCGGCCCGCAAGCGATCCTCAAAGACGGAGCGGAGCAACCAATCGAACCTCAGTATCTGCCCAAGCCGGCGCTGGAGGCGTATCTGCGGATGATGGGCGCCATGCAGCAACAGATCGGCAAGCGTCTGCTGATTGAGTCCGGGTACCGTTCTCCGGCCTATCAACTGTATCTCTTCCTTTTTTACATGCCGAAGCATGAGTACTCGATCAAGGAAACCAACCGCTTCGTGGCATTGCCTGGCCATAGCGAGCATGGCTACCCTCCGCGGCAAGCAGTCGACTTCATCAACGAGGCCGGCATCAATGGCGAAGATCATCCGGAGGCATTTGAGGCGCTTCCAGAGTTTCGTTGGCTGCAACAATATGCCCAAGTGTTTGGTTTTGTCCTTTCCTATCCTAAGGATAACCCATACCATACGGCGTACGAACCATGGCACTGGCATTTTGAAGCGGCCAGTTGCAGTCCCTGCCAGGAGAAACAACAACGCCAACTCTTCGAGAGTCTCCAGGTGCAGTCAAAGCCCCAGTAACGCCACAGACGGCGAGCCAGCCGACGCTTGCTCGCGCGCTGGGGCTGGGCGATGCGACGATGCTGGTCATCGGCTGCATCGTCGGCGTCGGGATCTTCCGCACCGCAAGCTCGATCGCGGCACAGCTGTCTTCGCCATCGCTGATGTTGGCCGTCTGGGTCATCGGCGGCATCGTCTCGCTGTGCGGAGCGCTCTGTTATGCGGAGCTGGCGGCGATGTTTCCGTCGAGTGGAGGGGACTACGTCTACCTCACCAACATCTACGGGCGATTCGCCGGCTTTTCGTTCGGTTGGACCAAGGTGTTCATCGAGCGGACCGGCACGATCGCGATTTTGGGCTACGTCTTCGCCGAATATGCGCGGCGGATCGCCGCATTCGATGCGGCGTGGCTGCCATGGATCGCGGCCGGAGGAATTGTGCTGCTGACCGTGGTGAATGTCGCCGGCGTGCGGTGGGGCACCGCGACGCAAAATCTGTTCACGGGATTGAAGGCGCTGGCCTTAGGGTCGCTGATTGTCGCTGGGATCTCAGCGATCGCAACGCATCGAGCCGTAGCCGTTGACTGGCGCCTGCCGCCTATCACCGCGGGAACCTGGTCGTCGCTTGGCATTGCGCTGGTCTTCGTGCTCTGGACGTACGGGGGGTGGACCGAGGCCGCCTACGTGGCTGACGAGGTGAAGCAGCCGACAAAAAACGTCCCGCGAGCCATCATTCAAGGGCTGCTGCTGACCACAGCGCTGTATCTGCTCGTCAACGCCAGCTACCTGCTGTGCATCCCCATCGAGCAGCTTCCCACAACACCGCTGGTCGCCTCCCAGGTCATGCAGCAAGCGATTGGTGCTAGCGGGGCGGTCTTCATCGCCGGCATGATCGCCTGCTCAGCCTTTGGCGCGCTCAACGGGTATATTCTAACCAGCGGGAGGATTCTTTATGCGATGGGCAAAGACCACGCGCTCTTGAAGACCGTGGGAGTGATCCATCCAACCTTCCATACGCCCTCGCGCGCATTGTGGATCAACGCGGCACTCGCCATTCTGCTGGTGTTTACGAAGACGCTCGACCAAATCATGACGTATTCCACCGTCGTCATTTCGGTGTTTTATCTGATGGCCGTGCTCGGGGTGATGATCTTGCGTCGACGACAGCCCGAGGCTCCGCGCCCGTATCGGACATGGGGATATCCTGCGGCTCCGCTGATCTTTCTGATTGTCATGACCGGCTTCGTGATCAATACGTGCCTGAAAGAACCGCACGAAGCCCTCTTCGGCTTCGGCTTGCTCTTGCTGGCCATTCCTCTCTATGGGCTCTCACGCTCGCGCGCTCCGTCCTAGCGGCTGAGAACCGCGACCATCTGCTTGGCTTCCCTATACTGGGCATAGGCCGGCTGAAGGCTGAGCGTGGTTTCGTATTCCCGTTTCGCTTCCTCGATCTTTCCCTGCTCGAAGAGCACGTTCGCGGCATTGAAATGCGCGTCGGCATAATCTGGCCGCAGCCGAAGCGCCTCGCGGTACTGCGCCATGGCCTCATCGAGCTTGCCGCTCGCTTTTAAGGCGATGCCGAGGTTGTTATGCGCCTCCGGGTACTCGGGATAGAGCTCAAGCGCCCGCCGGTAATGCTCGATGGCTTCGGCAAGGTTCCGTTGCCGGATGAGCACAAACCCCAAATTGAAATGCGCCTCCGGGTGATCCGGGATCACGCGTAGTGCTTGCGTATAGTACGCAACAGCCTCATCCAGTCTGCCCTCGCGTCGCATGAGATCGCCGAGGCTGCTGAGCGCGCGGAAATGATTTGGCCGTTTCGTTAGCACATCGTTCCACATGCGCCATTCGCTGGCATAATCGGCGTTGCGCCGAATCGTCAGGGTTCCATAGATCGCCGCAAGCCCCACCAGGACCACCAGCGCGATTTTCCCACGAAAGCACGAGTATCCAGCAAGTACGAGGAGCATCATGACAGCCGCCAAGGCCAGGTACATGCGATGCTCAACCGCAAGATCCGCGATGGGAAGAACGCTCGATGACGGCGCGAGTGTCAGAAACACCCACGCGCCAAGAAACCCGACCGGCGGACGGCGCCGAAGCGCCCACAGCGCCGCCAGCCCCAGAGCACCGACCGCCAGCGACGGCCAGAGGATCGCGTTGATGGTCGTCGCCACCGGCCAGAGGTAGTCAAACACGAGCGGATGGGGCCAGAGGGATAATTTCAGGTAGTGAAGGATGATCTGCGGCTGTGTGCCTGCATAGCCCAGAATCGTCGGAGGCGAAAGCCGAAGGCCGGGGAGCAGAAGGCTCTTGCCTATCGGCACGATGGCCAGATACATCCCAAGGCCCATCGAGGCGAACAATCCCAGGTAGAGAAGCGGCCGCTTGCGTAAGGCCTGCCGCACCGATCCGGAAAAAAACACGCGGTCATAGAGCAGCGCCGTCAGCGGCGCCGTCATCATATCCAGCTTGCTGGCCATGCCGGCGCCGCAGGCGAGCACGGCCAGCGCCTCCCACCGCCGTGCGCTCGACGACGTCGCCGAGCGGCATAGGCAATAAATCGTCGCGACATAGCACAAACCCATCAGCGACTCTGCCCGCTGCACGATGTAGGTGACGCTCTGAGTCTGCAGAGGGTGCACGACCCACAGGAGCGCCGTGGCCAGCGCCAACCACGGCGCTGATTTCCCAAAGCGTGTTGCAAGGCGGGATGTTTCGAGGGTCCGGCGCACCAGGCCAAAGAGGAGCAAACCGGCGAGCAGATGAATCGCGAGATTCACGGCATGGTAGGTGAAGGGCTGCGCCCCGGCCAAAGCATAGTTGAGGGTGAATGAGCAATCGACGATCGGCCGCGCGGACTCTGCCAGGCAGGCCCACGGCGGAGAGGGTTCGCGGACGTTGACGTTGTTGAGAATGTGCCGGTGGTCGTCGAAGAGGAAGGCCCCTCGAAAACTATTGTGGTAGGCCCACAACCCAATACCGACGAGCAGGACCGGCAGCCCAAGCGCGTTGATCCGCCGGCGGGGCGGTTCCGAGAAGGCCATGTTCGTACTATAACATAAGCTGGCTTGAGAGGCGTGGCGCGAAGAGTTGACCTCTTTGGGGGCTATGGTAGACTCATACTAACCAATGGACGGGCTGAGTCGTAGGCTGCGTTCCGCGCTCGTCCTCCTTTTCGCCGCGGTCCTCATCGGCACCATCGGGTACCGTCTCATCGAAGGCTGGAACACCCTCGATGCCTTGTACATGACGGTGATCACGCTTGCCACCGTCGGGTACGGCGAAACCCACCCGCTCTCCCCCGCCGGGCGAGTCTTTACCATCTTCCTCATCATGTTGGGCGTGGGGGTGCTCACCTTCGGGGTCACCGCGGCCACCGCCTTCGTTGTCGAAGGCACACTGACAAATCTCATCGGGAGGAGAAAAATGGAAGCTGCCATCCGGAAGCTGAGCGATCACATCATCCTCTGCGGCGTGGGAGAAACCGGGCGCCACATCGCGGAGGAGTTCCTGAAATCCGGCGTGCCGTTTCTCATCATCGATAAGGACCCCGAACGGATCAAGGCGATGGAGAAGCTCGGCCCGATCCTCTCCATCCAGGGAGATCCGACCCAAGATGAGACGCTCATCCAAGCGGAGGTCAAGGAAGCGAAGGGGTTGATCTGCGCGCTCCCGGAAGACCGAGATAACGTATTTGTGGTCTTAACGGCTCGCGCGCTGAACCCTCGGCTTCGCATCGTCTCGAAGGTCATCGAGCAAGAGTCGCGGATGAAGCTCTCGAAAGCCGGCGCTGATGTCGCCGTATCGCCGAATTTCATCGGCGCGATGCGGTTGGCTTCTGAGATGGTGCGGCCGACCGTGGTGTCATTCCTGGATACGATGCTGCGCGCGAACAATGGAACGGTGAGGGTGGAGGAAGTCCTCCTGCCCGCAGGGTCAAAGCTCGCCGGGCGGCGGCTTAAAGAGGCCGGCGTCTACGAGCAAACCGGACTGCTCCCGATCGCGATCAGCAAGGATGGAACGTTCGAGATCAACCCGAGCCCGGAATGGCCGCTCCGAGAGGGGAACGGCCTGATTGTGTGTTGTACGCCAGAGCAATTGGCGAAACTTCGCGACCTGGTCGCGGCATAGTCCACGGAGGTGAAGGATGAAACGCGCGCTGATTGGCCTCACGGTCATGTTGGCCATGGCTGCCCCGCTGAGGGCGGAGGAGCTGAGCGGCCGGCAAATTATCGATCAGGCGATTGACCGGCATGAGGCGCCGTACGACTTTGAGCAGCAGATCATGACCCTCATCGACAAGAAGGGCAACCGGGAGCTCCGCGACACGCGCCGGTACGCCCGCAAAGGGGCGGATGGCCAGTTTAAGTATCTCATTGTGTTTGACAGCCCTCCGGGGGTAAAGGGAGTGGCCCTGCTGACGTGGCAGCATGAGGCAGCGGATGATGATCAGTGGCTGTACCTGCCCGCCCAAGGCGACCAGGTCAAGCGCATCGCCAAGGGGAGCAAGAAAAATTACTTCATGGGCACCGACTTCACCTACGAGGATCTGGTCTCGGAATCGCGCGAGAAATTCACCTATGCGCGGCTGCCTGATGAGACGCTTGAGGGCGCAACACACTACGTCGTGGAGATCACCCCGGCGGACGCCGCGTTCGCCAAGGAGAGCGGATACCAAAAGCGCGTGGTCTGGGTGCGCCACGATAATTTCTTCGTCATACGAACCGACTATTACGACAAGCAGGGCAAGCTCGTGAAGCGGCAGAGTGCTGGCAACCTGGAGAGCGTCGGAGGGGACATGTGGCGGGCAAAGACCACCAACATGGAGAACTTCAGCAACGGCCACGCGACGCACGTCCAGGTGGAGACGCGAAAGCTCGAAGAGGCCGCAGCGCCTGAAGAACTCTTCCAGCAACGCTTCTTGACATCCGGCCAGCATATGCGCTGAGCCGCGGGAGCCCATGATGATGCTTGAGAAATTCTTCACGTTCGGCGGCCGCCACCGGCTGGCCACGGTGCTGATCCTCGCCGCGGTGACGGGTGTGGCCATCTACGGCATTACGAAGCTGCGGGTCGACGCCAACTACGACAGTTTCATGAGCGCGAATGATCCGACCTATCCGGATTACGAGCGCACCATTGCGGAGTTCGGCTCTGATAACACGACGATCATCTACCTCCGGGATGATGCGCTCTTCACGACCCAGCGGCTGCGGCAGATCGAGGAGCTCGTCTCGGGCCTCTCCGACTTGGAGCCGGTCGAAAAAGTGGAGAGCCTGTTTAGCTCCCTGAATATCCAAGACCGAGAGGGGCTCCTCGAAATCAGCCCCCTGCTCGATACCGCTCCCGAAGACCCTGAGGAGCTCCTTAAAGCGAAAGCGGATGCGCTCTACAGCCCGCTCCTGAAGCGCAACGTGATCTCCGAGGACGGACGCGTGACCGCGGTCATTCTCACCGTCCGCCGCGACCGCCGCGATCCGACCTTCAACCGCAAGTTCTTCAACACGATCGAGCAGCGCATCGCGCCGCTGCGAAAGAACTTCGACGAGGTCTTCCAGATCGGCCCGCCGCGGCTCAACTATGAGATTGAGCACGCGATGTTCAGCGACATCTTCCGCCTCACCCCGCTGGCCACGGCGATTCTCATGGTGACCATTTTCCTCTTCGTCGGTGCTGGCATCGCCGGGGTCTTGCCCCTGATGACCGCCGCGCTGAGCGTGCTGTGGACGCTCGGGTTCATGGGATTGGTGGGGCTGCCCGTCAGCCTGCTGACCGCGCTGCTGCCCACCCTTTTGATCGTCATTGGGTCGGCTGAAGATACGCATATGCTCTCGGAGTACCTCCATGAGCTGGCGAGCACTGGCCGCGGGGATCGGCAGCAAGCCATCCGGTTCATGGCGAAAAAGATCGCGCTGCCCGTCACCCTGAATACGTTCACCACCGTCCTCGGCTTTTATGCCAACGCCTTTAACCAGATCATCCTCATCAAGCAGTTTGCCTA comes from the Candidatus Omnitrophota bacterium genome and includes:
- a CDS encoding tetratricopeptide repeat protein — translated: MAFSEPPRRRINALGLPVLLVGIGLWAYHNSFRGAFLFDDHRHILNNVNVREPSPPWACLAESARPIVDCSFTLNYALAGAQPFTYHAVNLAIHLLAGLLLFGLVRRTLETSRLATRFGKSAPWLALATALLWVVHPLQTQSVTYIVQRAESLMGLCYVATIYCLCRSATSSSARRWEALAVLACGAGMASKLDMMTAPLTALLYDRVFFSGSVRQALRKRPLLYLGLFASMGLGMYLAIVPIGKSLLLPGLRLSPPTILGYAGTQPQIILHYLKLSLWPHPLVFDYLWPVATTINAILWPSLAVGALGLAALWALRRRPPVGFLGAWVFLTLAPSSSVLPIADLAVEHRMYLALAAVMMLLVLAGYSCFRGKIALVVLVGLAAIYGTLTIRRNADYASEWRMWNDVLTKRPNHFRALSSLGDLMRREGRLDEAVAYYTQALRVIPDHPEAHFNLGFVLIRQRNLAEAIEHYRRALELYPEYPEAHNNLGIALKASGKLDEAMAQYREALRLRPDYADAHFNAANVLFEQGKIEEAKREYETTLSLQPAYAQYREAKQMVAVLSR
- a CDS encoding NAD-binding protein → MDGLSRRLRSALVLLFAAVLIGTIGYRLIEGWNTLDALYMTVITLATVGYGETHPLSPAGRVFTIFLIMLGVGVLTFGVTAATAFVVEGTLTNLIGRRKMEAAIRKLSDHIILCGVGETGRHIAEEFLKSGVPFLIIDKDPERIKAMEKLGPILSIQGDPTQDETLIQAEVKEAKGLICALPEDRDNVFVVLTARALNPRLRIVSKVIEQESRMKLSKAGADVAVSPNFIGAMRLASEMVRPTVVSFLDTMLRANNGTVRVEEVLLPAGSKLAGRRLKEAGVYEQTGLLPIAISKDGTFEINPSPEWPLREGNGLIVCCTPEQLAKLRDLVAA
- a CDS encoding amino acid permease is translated as MQSLPGETTTPTLRESPGAVKAPVTPQTASQPTLARALGLGDATMLVIGCIVGVGIFRTASSIAAQLSSPSLMLAVWVIGGIVSLCGALCYAELAAMFPSSGGDYVYLTNIYGRFAGFSFGWTKVFIERTGTIAILGYVFAEYARRIAAFDAAWLPWIAAGGIVLLTVVNVAGVRWGTATQNLFTGLKALALGSLIVAGISAIATHRAVAVDWRLPPITAGTWSSLGIALVFVLWTYGGWTEAAYVADEVKQPTKNVPRAIIQGLLLTTALYLLVNASYLLCIPIEQLPTTPLVASQVMQQAIGASGAVFIAGMIACSAFGALNGYILTSGRILYAMGKDHALLKTVGVIHPTFHTPSRALWINAALAILLVFTKTLDQIMTYSTVVISVFYLMAVLGVMILRRRQPEAPRPYRTWGYPAAPLIFLIVMTGFVINTCLKEPHEALFGFGLLLLAIPLYGLSRSRAPS
- a CDS encoding outer membrane lipoprotein-sorting protein, whose amino-acid sequence is MKRALIGLTVMLAMAAPLRAEELSGRQIIDQAIDRHEAPYDFEQQIMTLIDKKGNRELRDTRRYARKGADGQFKYLIVFDSPPGVKGVALLTWQHEAADDDQWLYLPAQGDQVKRIAKGSKKNYFMGTDFTYEDLVSESREKFTYARLPDETLEGATHYVVEITPADAAFAKESGYQKRVVWVRHDNFFVIRTDYYDKQGKLVKRQSAGNLESVGGDMWRAKTTNMENFSNGHATHVQVETRKLEEAAAPEELFQQRFLTSGQHMR
- a CDS encoding D-alanyl-D-alanine carboxypeptidase family protein gives rise to the protein MAAAVWLLASPPGWALNVDRLEPQEIEILESVLKTLEDPINAKKQDGTAIILSWEALYEPLSPAQRQFLDEFRALKGETLGATSHYFGEAPAADLAPVGPQAILKDGAEQPIEPQYLPKPALEAYLRMMGAMQQQIGKRLLIESGYRSPAYQLYLFLFYMPKHEYSIKETNRFVALPGHSEHGYPPRQAVDFINEAGINGEDHPEAFEALPEFRWLQQYAQVFGFVLSYPKDNPYHTAYEPWHWHFEAASCSPCQEKQQRQLFESLQVQSKPQ